From one Rhopalosiphum padi isolate XX-2018 chromosome 2, ASM2088224v1, whole genome shotgun sequence genomic stretch:
- the LOC132920255 gene encoding prolyl 4-hydroxylase subunit alpha-1 — protein MPPIWVALPLCLALCTPLQGEVYTALSELEELLDTESVLLKTLHQYITDQEHRIAVLKKHALDYEKEHSIAARDVTNYLSNPINDYLLVKRLTSDWRKTEKLMQDPYYETAMKNLTQYRELLKFPTDEDLTGAATALIRLQDTYKLDTASVARGELNGIQYSTQLSAGDCFELGRQSYNGYDFYHTELWMNEALKRHEQERSNVTVRWEILEYLAYSTFMQGNLKKALDLTIELLAILPNHERALGNLAYYEAAIKNGTTEIDKSEQSPKVITATLDPEERERYHMLCRNENLMSVQISSQLRCRYTNNNRNPHLLIAPLKEEEAYFSPRIVLYRDVLYDNEIEVIKRMAQPRLKRATVQNYKTGELEFADYRISKSAWLKEHEDVVVANVAKRVEVMTGLTTETAEELQVVNYGVGGHYDPHYDFARSEETNAFKSLGTGNRIATVLFYMSDVAQGGATVFPWLGVALQPVKGTAAVWFNLYPSGNGDLRTRHAACPVLQGSKWVCNKWLHEVGQEFRRPCDPKENIQETISR, from the exons ATGCCCCCTATATGGGTGGCATTGCCATTATGTTTGGCCCTATGTACACCTCTACAAGGCGAAGTGTACACAGCACTCTCCGAACTGGAAGAGCTGTTGGATACCGAATCTGTTCTTTTAAAAACTCTGCACCAATACATTACCGACCAAGAACATCGAATAGcagtattaaaaaa ACATGCTTTAGATTACGAAAAAGAACATTCAATTGCAGCCAGAGACGTAACTAATTATCTATCAAATCCTATCAATGATTATTTATTGGTAAAACGATTAACTAGCGACTGGCGTAAAACAGAAAAATTGATGCAAGATCCATACTATGAAA CTGCTATGAAAAATTTGACTCAATATCGTGAACTTCTAAAGTTCCCCACAGATGAGGATTTAACCGGCGCGGCAACTGCACTTATTAGATTACAAGACACGTATAAACTCGATACGGCCTCAGTTGCCAGGGGAGAGTTGAACGGCATTCAATACAGTACTCAACTATCAG ctGGTGACTGTTTTGAACTCGGCCGCCAGTCATATAATGGCTATGATTTTTATCATACAGAATTGTGGATGAATGAAGCTTTAAAAAGGCACGAACAAGAGAGATCTAATGTGACAGTTCGTTGGGAAATCTTGGAGTATCTTGCATATTCCACTTTTATGCaag gaaatttaaaaaaagcattAGATTTAACTATTGAATTGTTAGCGATACTTCCAAATCACGAACGTGCATTGGGCAATCTAGCATATTACGAAGCTGCAATAAAAAATGGAACAACTGAAATCGATAAAAGTGAACAATCTCCAAAAGTTATTACTGCAACGTTAGATCCCGAAGAACGAGAGCGATATCACATGCTGTGTAGAAATGAAAACTTAATGTCAGTCCAAATTAGTTCTCAACTTCGATGTCGTTACACAAACAACAATAGAAATCCTCATTTATTAATTGCTCCACTCAAAGAAGAAGAAGCTTATTTCAGTCCGCGAATAGTTCTTTATCGAGATGTCTTGTACGACAATGAAATAGAAGTTATCAAGCGCATGGCTCAGCCTCga ctCAAAAGGGCCACTGTTCAAAATTATAAGACTGGCGAATTAGAATTCGCTGATTACCGAATAAGCAAATCGGCTTGGTTAAAAGAACACGAAGATGTTGTGGTAGCAAATGTTGCCAAAAGAGTTGAAGTGATGACAGGCCTTACAACAGAAACAGCTGAGGAACTTCAAGTTGTTAACTATGGAGTTGGCGGACATTATGATCCACATTATGATTTTGCTAGA tctgAAGAAACCAATGCATTCAAGTCGTTAGGAACCGGAAATAGAATCgctactgttttattttat ATGAGTGATGTAGCTCAAGGAGGCGCTACAGTGTTCCCTTGGCTAGGCGTAGCACTACAACCTGTAAAAGGAACAGCTGCTGTATGGTTTAATTTATATCCAAGTGGAAATGGAGATCTGAGAACTAGGCACGCTGCATGTCCTGTACTTCAAGGCTCAAAATGgg tGTGTAATAAATGGCTACATGAAGTGGGACAAGAGTTTAGAAGACCATGTGATCCTAAAGAGAATATACAGGAAACGATTAGCAGAtaa